The region TCTATAATAAATTAATATAAAAAGAAGAACGAGTGACATCCCAAGTTGCATAGACATTAATCCTGATTGGATATTTTCAGCCCCCAAACTTGGGCCAACAGTCCTCTCTTCTACAAAGCGCATTGGCGCTGCTAAAGCACCTGCTCTGAGCAACAATGCAAGTTCCGACGCTTCACCAGTATTACCGACACCTGTAATACGAAATCCTGTCCCTAAAGCTGCTCTAATAGTTGCTAAACTAATAATTTCTTTGATCTCATAAGTTTCTTGAATAGGCACTAACTCACCTGAAACATCATCTGTATATTTTGTCCTTACACGCTGCTCAACAAATAGAACTCCTAACTTCCTGCCTATTTCTCCTCGTGTTGCCCTATGCATCCTTGCCCCGCCTTGTCCATCCAAAGTTATATTAACTTGGGGAAAGCCATTCTCATCAAAACCAGATTGGGCTGTTGATACTTGATTTCCGGAAATGATTATCTCGTCCTCTAGCTCTGCTGAAGTTTGACCACTTCCTTCTTTGAATTTGAAAGTTGTCTTTCTTGATCTTGGAGTATCAAAATTGGCTTCGAGCCTAAATTCTAGAGTAGCTGTCTTTCCTAATATCTTTTTTGCTTCAGCAGTATCTTGAATTCCAGGCAATTGGACTACTATTCTATTAGCACCTTGTTTCTGCACCAAAGGTTCTGAAACTCCTAACTCATTAACCCTATTTCTTAAGGTGGTAAGATTCTGAGATATTGCATCCGCTATTATCTCATCCAAAGCAATCTCACTTAGATTCAATGATAGTGATAAATTCTTGGAATCTTCCAATGGTTCAAATTGCAAATAATCCTTTCTTATAATATTGAATGCATTTAAATAGTCTTGTTCTGATGTAAAGCCTAAGAAAATAGACTGATTATCATCAACATATGCTGCTTTGTATTTAATTTTATTTGATCTGAGTACTCTTTTTAGATCCTGAAGAACTCCATTCTGCCTGTTT is a window of SAR86 cluster bacterium DNA encoding:
- the secD gene encoding protein translocase subunit SecD; the protein is MIYSAWKYLLILFVLIIGAVYALPNIYPSDPAVQISYISSSQSPDENLVTRIKKSLTDESSDVSNSIEVSNDFVLVRVSSSEEQLRIRAKLALDLGDDVIVALNLAPTTPDWLVNINAHPMKLGLDLRGGVHFLMEVDTQTALTNRQNGVLQDLKRVLRSNKIKYKAAYVDDNQSIFLGFTSEQDYLNAFNIIRKDYLQFEPLEDSKNLSLSLNLSEIALDEIIADAISQNLTTLRNRVNELGVSEPLVQKQGANRIVVQLPGIQDTAEAKKILGKTATLEFRLEANFDTPRSRKTTFKFKEGSGQTSAELEDEIIISGNQVSTAQSGFDENGFPQVNITLDGQGGARMHRATRGEIGRKLGVLFVEQRVRTKYTDDVSGELVPIQETYEIKEIISLATIRAALGTGFRITGVGNTGEASELALLLRAGALAAPMRFVEERTVGPSLGAENIQSGLMSMQLGMSLVLLFILIYYRVFGVVASIALSLNIMLLVAAMSFLSATLTLPGIAGIVLTVGMAVDANVLIFSRIREELNSGKKPFEAIVAGYDRAFITIWDANLTTFLVAIILYSFGTGPIKGFAVTLSIGILTSMFTSIMGTRALVTLIYGKRKNLQRVAIG